The DNA region CCCTGCCACTATCTCCATTAAATCGCCTGCTAGGCGATGGTGACCTCAAAGTTCTACTGATTGGTAGAGAATGTGAAGGATTAAACCTGTCTGGCTCCCTACGAAAGCTCTTTTGTCGTGTCAGTGCTGCTGGTGAGTTCGATCGAACTCTTTTATGGGGTGTAGATGCGTTTACCTTTTGTGGGACCGATTGCTCCATTGGTGCCACGACTTGTTTTGCTGGTAAGCCCAATTTTCTGGAATACACATTTGGCGATGCTAGCAATTGTGATCGTTCCTTAATTGAATTGATGCGGATTATGTGCGGATTTTCCTTGACACAGGACCACAAAAACTCGTTGGAGAATGATCGATCTTTTGAGTTCAAGATCGAAGATCCACTAGAGAGTGACGAGCATGAACTAGTTGTGGTAGTGTTGCTATTGGTACAGCAAGTAAAAGCAGAGCCAGAAGAAGATGTAGATGTGGTAGGTGAAGGAGGAGACGGGGAGATTTTGTTTGATACAGGAGCAGGAATCTTGGGAGTTTTTGGAGCCTGAGAGATCACGAGCTTGTCTTCGACATTGTTACCATGACATTCTTCAAAGGAACGTTTCTTGGGTCTGCATTTACTAATGCAACAACCCATTTTGCTAGGTTTGAAATGGATGAAGAGACAACTGAGATTAGGGCTGCTGGCTTAAAGAACATGGTACAGCATTTTTATATAGTCTAGGAGGTTGAATCTGAAAAGGTTAAGGGAAGGTGATGGCTGGCTTTTGCTTTTCAGGATTTTGAATTCGGTTGCCGGGGATTGATTCCGTTGGATAACGGTTATATGTAGAAAATGATGCTGGTTGCTTTATAAAAGCTTTCATCGTTCACCCGCTAGattaagaatttgtttttcttagttaCAACCatgctttttataaaattaaaatttatttttgttttaaatttaattttttaatgttaatattctgatatcaaaaataaatttttaaaaaataaaaaataattaatgtattttaaaacaaaaattacttt from Populus alba chromosome 14, ASM523922v2, whole genome shotgun sequence includes:
- the LOC118062287 gene encoding uncharacterized protein gives rise to the protein MGCCISKCRPKKRSFEECHGNNVEDKLVISQAPKTPKIPAPVSNKISPSPPSPTTSTSSSGSAFTCCTNSNTTTTSSCSSLSSGSSILNSKDRSFSNEFLWSCVKENPHIIRINSIKERSQLLASPNVYSRKLGLPAKQVVAPMEQSVPQKVNASTPHKRVRSNSPAALTRQKSFRREPDRFNPSHSLPISRTLRSPSPSRRFNGDSGRGILTITPKESCSSRTVGARVNSANSFSSTSRKENLRPPSQYINSSQLRSCLRNRETCIHRISSKIDEDAVKEALAQQDSDSIPMEDIDNPLISLDCFIFL